From Anopheles funestus chromosome 3RL, idAnoFuneDA-416_04, whole genome shotgun sequence, a single genomic window includes:
- the LOC125769859 gene encoding NADH-cytochrome b5 reductase 3 isoform X2, producing the protein MLDFDVLPVAIGVVVVVVGAAIANYLLNNKKGKSSSSSSSSSKGGSKEPKTLLDPQEKYMLPLIEKEEISHDTRRFRFGLPSEKHILGLPIGQHIHLSATINDELVIRAYTPVSCDDDHGFVDLVVKVYKKNVHPKFPDGGKMSQYLEGMKIGDKIAFRGPSGRLQYLGNGRFSIKKLRKDPAQIYEAAQVSLIAGGTGITPMLQLIREVLKHSDKDSTKLSLIFANQTEDDILLKPELDDLAARYPEQFKLWYTLDRPKPEWTQGKGFVTDEMIKERLFEPSPSSLVLMCGPPPMVNYACIPALEKLGYPMERTFAY; encoded by the exons atgTTGGATTTTGAC GTACTTCCCGTTGCAATtggtgtggtggtggttgttgtcGGTGCTGCCATAGCCAACTATCTGCTAAACAACAAGAAAGGCAaatcctcctcctcctcctcctcttcctctaAGGGAGGTTCGAAGGAGCCGAAAACGTTATTGGATCCCCAGGAGAAGTATATGCTGCCACTGATCGAGAAGGAGGAAATTTCACACGATACACGACGCTTCCGGTTTGGACTGCCAAGTGAAAAGCACATTCTGGGGCTACCGATCGGTCAGCACATTCATCTGTCTGCAACCATTAACGATGAGCTGGTCATTCGTGCGTACACGCCAGTTTCGTGCGATGACGATCATGGATTTGTCGATCTGGTGGTGAAGGTGTACAAGAAAAACGTTCACCCAAAGTTCCCGGACGGTGGTAAAATGTCACAGTACCTGGAGGGGATGAAGATCGGTGACAAGATTGCATTCCGTGGACCTTCGGGACGGTTGCAATATCTGGGCAATGGACGATTCTCCATCAAGAAGTTGCGAAAGGATCCGGCACAAATTTATGAAGCCGCACAAGTGAGCCTGATTGCGG GTGGAACAGGTATTACTCCTATGCTACAGTTGATTCGCGAAGTACTGAAACATTCCGACAAGGATAGCACCAAACTTTCGCTTATTTTTGCTAATCAG ACTGAAGACGATATTCTGTTGAAGCCAGAGTTGGACGATCTTGCTGCCCGGTATCCGGAACAGTTCAAACTTTGGTACACATTGGACCGTCCTAAGCCAGAATGGACACAGGGCAAGGGATTCGTGACGGATGAGATGATCAAGGAAAGGTTGTTCGAACCATCACCATCGTCACTGGTGCTCATGTGCGGGCCACCACCGATGGTAAATTATGCGTGCATTCCCGCACTGGAAAAGTTGGGCTATCCGATGGAGCGTACCTTCGCGTATTAG
- the LOC125769859 gene encoding NADH-cytochrome b5 reductase 3 isoform X1, protein MGLTVNQVLPVAIGVVVVVVGAAIANYLLNNKKGKSSSSSSSSSKGGSKEPKTLLDPQEKYMLPLIEKEEISHDTRRFRFGLPSEKHILGLPIGQHIHLSATINDELVIRAYTPVSCDDDHGFVDLVVKVYKKNVHPKFPDGGKMSQYLEGMKIGDKIAFRGPSGRLQYLGNGRFSIKKLRKDPAQIYEAAQVSLIAGGTGITPMLQLIREVLKHSDKDSTKLSLIFANQTEDDILLKPELDDLAARYPEQFKLWYTLDRPKPEWTQGKGFVTDEMIKERLFEPSPSSLVLMCGPPPMVNYACIPALEKLGYPMERTFAY, encoded by the exons atggGCCTAACAGTAAATCAG GTACTTCCCGTTGCAATtggtgtggtggtggttgttgtcGGTGCTGCCATAGCCAACTATCTGCTAAACAACAAGAAAGGCAaatcctcctcctcctcctcctcttcctctaAGGGAGGTTCGAAGGAGCCGAAAACGTTATTGGATCCCCAGGAGAAGTATATGCTGCCACTGATCGAGAAGGAGGAAATTTCACACGATACACGACGCTTCCGGTTTGGACTGCCAAGTGAAAAGCACATTCTGGGGCTACCGATCGGTCAGCACATTCATCTGTCTGCAACCATTAACGATGAGCTGGTCATTCGTGCGTACACGCCAGTTTCGTGCGATGACGATCATGGATTTGTCGATCTGGTGGTGAAGGTGTACAAGAAAAACGTTCACCCAAAGTTCCCGGACGGTGGTAAAATGTCACAGTACCTGGAGGGGATGAAGATCGGTGACAAGATTGCATTCCGTGGACCTTCGGGACGGTTGCAATATCTGGGCAATGGACGATTCTCCATCAAGAAGTTGCGAAAGGATCCGGCACAAATTTATGAAGCCGCACAAGTGAGCCTGATTGCGG GTGGAACAGGTATTACTCCTATGCTACAGTTGATTCGCGAAGTACTGAAACATTCCGACAAGGATAGCACCAAACTTTCGCTTATTTTTGCTAATCAG ACTGAAGACGATATTCTGTTGAAGCCAGAGTTGGACGATCTTGCTGCCCGGTATCCGGAACAGTTCAAACTTTGGTACACATTGGACCGTCCTAAGCCAGAATGGACACAGGGCAAGGGATTCGTGACGGATGAGATGATCAAGGAAAGGTTGTTCGAACCATCACCATCGTCACTGGTGCTCATGTGCGGGCCACCACCGATGGTAAATTATGCGTGCATTCCCGCACTGGAAAAGTTGGGCTATCCGATGGAGCGTACCTTCGCGTATTAG
- the LOC125769866 gene encoding uncharacterized protein LOC125769866 has translation MISIKSIIFPMGFCLLLFIGNSEAIWCYRCNSATPGCGERFNWRGIGYLGDPCPEDDDICVKVVERKGTIETYTRDCLSSLQGFRTDIPADKYEGCRPAAKDLNLAHYVNTSIKELDVKRDHFDSTMFCFCFLDHRCNSAPALGGTGHIGKLIFTSFLLGIAILLR, from the exons ATGATTTCAATTAAGTCTATCATATTCCCAATGGGTTTTTGCCTGCTCCTGTTCATCGGCAACA GTGAAGCGATCTGGTGCTACCGATGCAATTCCGCCACACCAGGGTGTGGTGAGAGGTTTAACTGGCGCGGCATCGGTTACCTGGGTGATCCGTGCCCCGAAGATGATGACATCTGCGTGAAGGTGGTCGAACGCAAAGGCACGATCGAGACGTACACGCGCGATTGCTTGAGCTCGCTGCAAGGATTCCGTACGGACATTCCAGCCGACAAGTATGAAGGATGTCGTCCGGCCGCAAAGGATCTTAACCTTGCTCACTACGTCAACACGTCGATCAAGGAGCTGGATGTGAAGCGAGATCATTTCGATTCGACAATGTTCTGTTTCTGCTTCTTGGATCATAGATGCAATAGTGCTCCGGCATTAGGCGGTACCGGACACATCGGGAAGCTAATATTTACGTCTTTCCTGCTGGGAATAGCTATTTTGCTACGCTGA